CAGCCTAGCTGCTACCTTTGATGCTGCGGCTGATTTTTCTATTAACAATAATCCTAATAGTGTTTGGCAATACGGTTGGTCATCAACGCTGGGATCGGCCCTCAACCTACTTAGCAATACCAAAAGCGACTGCGGTGGTCAAATCGATGTATGGTTTAGACCTAATTCTGCTTTTGGTGCACCTATTATTGCAAATAACAAAACTGGAAATACGATACAATGTGGCACTGGAAAATTTGCGCCTGGTGAATTACTTTTGCATCCCGGTGCTTCAAATGAATATAGTGTGGTTCGTTGGGTAGCTCCTGAAGCAGGAAACTATTCAATTGCCACGAAATTTGCAGGAGCAGATTTTGTTGGGCCAACAACAACAGATGTTCATGTTCTTTATAATGGTGTCTCTCTTTTCAACGACTTGGTTAACGGTTTTGGCGATCCTAGTGCCAAGCTATGGGCGACAACCTTATCAGTTGCAGCTGGTGACATAATTGATTTCGCTGTTGGCTTTGGTAGCGGAGGTTTTTGGTACGACACTACAAGTCTTGATGTCACAATCTCCAGTACAACGTCTCCTAAAAGTGTTCCTGAATCTACTTCTACATTGGGTTTATTGGCATTAAGTATCTTTGGTGCAAGTTCATTGTTGAAACGCAAACAGCAAGAAT
The genomic region above belongs to Phormidium ambiguum IAM M-71 and contains:
- a CDS encoding PEP-CTERM sorting domain-containing protein (PEP-CTERM proteins occur, often in large numbers, in the proteomes of bacteria that also encode an exosortase, a predicted intramembrane cysteine proteinase. The presence of a PEP-CTERM domain at a protein's C-terminus predicts cleavage within the sorting domain, followed by covalent anchoring to some some component of the (usually Gram-negative) cell surface. Many PEP-CTERM proteins exhibit an unusual sequence composition that includes large numbers of potential glycosylation sites. Expression of one such protein has been shown restore the ability of a bacterium to form floc, a type of biofilm.), with the translated sequence MSYCQKSRIMLTTAVVLGFAASPSLAATFDAAADFSINNNPNSVWQYGWSSTLGSALNLLSNTKSDCGGQIDVWFRPNSAFGAPIIANNKTGNTIQCGTGKFAPGELLLHPGASNEYSVVRWVAPEAGNYSIATKFAGADFVGPTTTDVHVLYNGVSLFNDLVNGFGDPSAKLWATTLSVAAGDIIDFAVGFGSGGFWYDTTSLDVTISSTTSPKSVPESTSTLGLLALSIFGASSLLKRKQQESSSGFK